The following are from one region of the Coriobacteriia bacterium genome:
- a CDS encoding ubiquinone/menaquinone biosynthesis methyltransferase: protein MPEIDVAPGRPTAERVRGIFSQIADKYDVFNALASMGIDRSWRRALVRAAAMTPASRVLDLASGTGDVAFALANTGTPAEVVATDFVPEMLAVAEKKSAEHAPAVPVSFSVADAQELPFEDASFDVVTVAFGVRNFPERERNFAEVLRVLKPGGRYVILEFSRPPFAPWRGVYHIYLRQMIPLIGGVLTGDRAGFVYLNDSIRQFPT from the coding sequence ATGCCCGAGATTGACGTTGCGCCTGGCCGCCCAACCGCAGAGCGCGTGCGCGGCATCTTCTCCCAGATCGCCGACAAGTACGACGTCTTCAACGCGTTGGCGAGCATGGGCATCGACCGCTCGTGGCGCAGAGCGCTCGTGCGTGCTGCGGCGATGACACCCGCGTCACGCGTGCTCGACCTCGCCTCGGGCACGGGTGACGTCGCGTTCGCGCTGGCCAACACCGGCACGCCTGCCGAGGTCGTCGCCACCGACTTCGTGCCCGAGATGCTCGCCGTGGCCGAGAAGAAGTCGGCCGAGCACGCGCCCGCGGTCCCAGTGTCGTTCTCGGTGGCCGACGCGCAGGAGCTGCCGTTCGAGGACGCGAGCTTCGACGTCGTCACCGTGGCGTTCGGCGTGCGCAACTTCCCCGAGCGGGAGCGCAACTTCGCCGAGGTACTGCGCGTGCTCAAGCCCGGAGGGCGCTACGTCATCCTCGAGTTCTCGCGTCCGCCGTTTGCCCCTTGGCGCGGCGTCTACCACATCTATCTGCGTCAGATGATCCCGCTGATCGGCGGCGTGCTCACCGGCGACCGGGCAGGCTTCGTCTACCTCAACGACTCGATCCGCCAGTTCCCCACG